The DNA segment agaggtcaggggactgatcacccagaacggtgatcggtggtcagtagccaagtggccaccaacagaccagttcccagactaacgcctgggggcagaacgcgagaagcaatagagcactgatcagtcatcggtgtgcatggtcatcgggggcctcgtgttacacgcagttaagctgggactgaggttcccagcgagagcgttacacgtggacctcgcatgagcacatctcagggaatcgcgcacgagagtggcctgaggaagctagtaaaccgatccgtgattggtgactccctcaacccattacgtgcgtgaagggtaagccgtctacgcagagagcaacgcttggtgagtgtgcctagactaGCCACACCTAGTGTTCTCCTGAGAGTAGGCGGTTTACCCAGGTGGGAGgaatatgctaagttactccgaaagggaataacttagcgcacaaagagaagcgctagagcccttcaagtagtgacacgtgtatggttagatgtgagttgcatacctccacgtgtcaccatctgagaggggcgcggcccagataaaggtgtactccgtaccactaaaggtacagacaagcgcagccaagcgcagagacgcgcagagaCGCACAAACactcacactctactgattctggaggtacgttgtcgcagaaaagcataacagggttctgacacatgccagaaagcataacagaattctgttaggcccagatacaggTGGTGGCATAAAacagaatcagggtgagagtaaGAGGatacgagaaaaaagagagcaagagtttttcacacacactactagtttttctcatttggtggttctgtggtctaacttgatcgtcggagtgcaaacggccgctagaggcgtcgtctgtgtgttttgcaggtcatgTTTGGAGATctaagagaaggttctgagggtgatttcgcagagaacgcagtcgcgtagacgggacagagagtgctacaaagcgattcttccacgttcgagttgtcggcaggatcagttatcaaatcttaacaaactcttcaattgcatttaaagattggtcaaagcatataaagactggagcgtaagcagttaaatcatttaaagcatttaaaccTCAGTCaaagttaaaacagtttttctattatggtactgtaccgtcccgtcctcGGGCATTGACCAAAGGTCAGAGTCAACGCATGGTGGAacccctcaagggacccaaggaagagaagtcaaCAGGTTGGCCGCTCGAGTCATTGCCTCgctgaggcgtcgcccaagaaaggcgtcgccaaagagaggcatcgcccaagagggGCATCGCCTAAAGAGAAACATCGCCGAGTAAAGACATCGCCCGAAAGGCCTCGAGCCTCGACCATACAGAACAGTAGTAAggtgaagagaaaggtggcttcaaggccataagtctAGCACCAGAAGGGGAtatcctgactcgtgaagtacccatgccACCACTGAGAGACCCTAGAACAGATACggcccatgagagggccataaccaggggagaaccacgtgcatggtacgagggAAAGGTAGACCCACCCCCAAGGCAAGTAGCTAgtgattggggcgcatgagttggcacccagaaagtcaacccacgtgctagaagcacttcgcaggaaagagggctcacacgatggaataaccctaagttgggttgcagcgctgtgggaccctccacTCAGaacaacgatcaagtcagaagggcaCGTGGCAAGGCACAcatgctcattaaaggtttcagtgaaagtttgccaaggtacgcgttaattcagttaagattcgaatgttccaaggaatgtttttatacgctttcaatgcgctttaacgcgcatTAAAGAGGAGaagtgtataaaaagggaccttgagAGCATTTGAGGGAGGAGATTTTTAACCTAATAAACACAGATACACAGagaaaaccctagttgtcttcacGGTGCACtcacagtgagcacaaggcaattagggcgaCACAGTTCTAGGGACACAGTTTTCAGTCATTCAGTACAGTTTCTTCGACCACCTCTCAAGGGTGTGTGCCCAGttttttgatgtttctcgctagctgacttgatcgtcggagtgcaaacggccgcgagggcgcccctttgttcacttctttcaggtactcacggacggagcaagacgaaggtgccctagctcgcaggGACAAGCCACgtgcaaagacgatcccggtcaaccggcggcaacatttggcgcccaccgtggggccgatctAAAACGTCAGTCCCACCACGCAAGTTTCTCAGTTCCAGTTCTTAAAACCTAGATAAATTGAGAGAGTTTCCAGAAAGCCATGGCCACGAGACCagcacgcgctaggagtgaagagatgaccatgaaacaactcatgggcatgatgcatGGGCTGCAGGACGCAATGGAAGCCTCGAAagcggagcaagagcgcatgcaggcggatcttgcagcttctcaggcgagaaacgatgagctccaccAAGCCAATGAGGAGTTACGTCGCGGATGGCGCGGGGACGAGTCTGAGATCGCCTCCCCACCTAGGGAATTCATAACACCGTTCTCACGAGCGATCTTAGAGACAgtaatccccaacacgttcacagggcccaaggtaaccttcacagggatggaggatcccgAGGCGCACCTCACGGCATTCCACAAACAAATGATGTTGGTTGGCGGCTCTGATTCCGTAaaatgcaagctctttatgagcactttAACTGGGATGGCcctggattggttcatcagcctcccaaaGGGTCACATCACGTCCTTCGCACAACTCTCACGACTATTTAGAGAGTAGTATttagccaacagggccccaGCCCCAGTCTCGTACGACCTTTTCAACGTGAAACAATtccaaggggagaccctgaaggaatacataagtcgcttcggagcgcaggtCGTAAAAGTAGGTACCACAgaagagcccatgatcgtgtacgcattcagcAAGGGGATGTGTCCTGGATCTTTTAGCAAATCGCTCAACCACAGTCGCCCCAAAACTTTTGCTGAAGTgaggcgtcgggcggtagagcACATTGCCTCGAAGGGCGAGGCGTACGAGAAGTGCACGATTGCTGCACCCGCGCGACCAAGAGCGCAGATACGCACACAGCCTGCTAGGGTCCACGAAGCTGCCACAGAGAGAAGGAACTCGGACAGGAAGCGCACTTACGAGACAAGGAGGGCCCAGTGGTCGTTTCAGTAGTCACGGCAGGAAGGAGGGTGCAtagggttctcgtcgaccaggggagttccgcagatgtcatgttttggtcaactttgaacaagctacagttgtcccccgaccttttgagaccctatactggatgcttgtatgggtttgcagatAATCCAGTAGAGGTACGaggctacttggagctgaggacaacgttcactgatggagcaACATCATGCACCGAGAacatccggtacttggtggtaaacgccaattcagcctacaacattttgCTAGGCAGACCAGCTTTGAACAGATTGAGGGCGGtgtcctccacgcgccacatgaagatgaagctaccagatCTTAGTGGTAAGGTAATTGTGATCAAGTCGGATCAAGAAGAAGCCcgtaagtgctatgaaaatagcctgaagacaaagagaggcgtggtcatggtgattGAGCGACCATTCGTTTCAAATTCGCAAATGGAGTTAGAACCATTGGAAGAGGTGACGCCCGCGAAGCCCACGCCGGTCGAAGCTACCTCaggggcgacgcctatagaagaAGCGTCTACAGAAGGAAGAAATGGCGATGCCTCGACAATGGAAGGAGTACACGGAGAGGCCTCGCCCACAGAAGGAGAGCCAAAGGAGGCGATGCCCGATGCACCCGTTGGGGGGACGCCTATGGAGGAAGGTACAGAATGTACAGAATGAGCGACCCCGAGCAGAAGATAACACAGTAGAAAGACAAATTGGGGTAAGGTGTTCAAATTAGGACGCTTGCTGAGccaagaagaacaagaagaggTAGCTGCAGTAATCTCACGCCACCTAGATGCTTTCGCGTGGACTGCGGCGGATATGCCAGGGATAGACccagattttttgtgccaccatctcaCCATGGATGCGAAGGTTCGCCCTGTGAGatagagaaggaggaagttcaacgaagagcgATGCCTCGTTGTGAAGGAGGAAACACGGAAGCTGCTCAGCActgggcacatcagggagatacaataccctgaatggctagccaacgtggtTCTAGTAAAAAAGGCAAACGGGAAATGGAGGATGGgcgttgacttcacagatctgtacaaggcgtgcccaaaggattcgtatccgcTGCCTAACATCGATGCATTAGTGGACAGCgcctcgggctgcaagatgctgagtttcttggatgcgtTCTCAggctacaatcagatcaagatgcatcccagggacgagagcaaaatggcgttcatgacggagacatgcagctactgttataaggtaatgccgtttggtttgaaaaatgcaggcgccacctaccagaggctgatggacaaggtccttgcacccatgctgggaGGAAATGTACAGGCctacgtggacgacatggtggtaacTTCGCACGAGAGAGGACGGCACGCAGCTGATCTAGAAGAGTTGTTCGCTACCATATCAAAGTACCACCTCAAGTTAAACCCAGAAAAGTGCGTcttcggcgtggaggcaggaAAGTTCTTAGGGTTCATACTCACGGAGAGGGGGATTGAGgcgaaccctgacaagtgtgcaaCCATCATcaccatgaggagcccaacctcagtAAAAGAAGTTCAACAACTGACAGGGCGAATGGCAGCGTTATCGAGATTCGTATCAGCTGGAGGAGAGAAGGACCACCCTTACTTCCAATGCCTCAAAAGGAATAGTCGTTTTGCGTGGACAGACGAGTGTGAAGCAGCGtttctcaagttgaaggagtacttggcgacgccacctgtGCTCTGCAAGCCACAAATAGGCGTCCCCCTCCGCTTGTACTTTGCGGTGACTGAGTGGGCCATtagctctgtgctggtccaggaacaATACCAGGTACAGAAGCCCATTTACTTCGTAAacaaggccttgcaaggcccagaatTGAGATACCAATCACTAGAGAAGGCACCGCTAGCAGTAGTATTTTCAGCACGAAGGCTTCGCcattatttccacagtttcacagtggtggtaatgacaaatctccccatccagaaggtgctccaaaagccagatgtagcggggaggatggttcgctgggcggtcgagttgtcagagttcgatATCCAATATGAGCCCAGGGgttccatcaaagggcaagtctatgcCGACTTCGTGGCAAAACTTTCACCGGGAGGAGACTCTCAAGAAGTAGAAGTAGGGGCACAGTGGACGCTCTCAgtggatggctcttccaaccagtaAGGGAGTGGGGCTGGAAttatcttggaagggcccaatggAGTATTGATCGAGTAGGCTTTACGCTTCGCtttcaaggcaagcaacaaccaggcggaaTACAAAGCACTGATTGCTGGGATGCTCTTGGCTAAAGAAATGGACGCTCAGAGCCTCTTGGTAAATAGTGACTCACAattggtcacagggcaagtaacggGAGAATATCAAGCGaaggatccacagatggccGCGTACTTAAGGTATGTCGAGATGTTGAAGAGAGCCTTCGCtgcgtttgagctggtgcacgtccccagggagcaaaatgccagagctgacctgcttgccaagctggccagctcaggcaaggggggaaggcagaggactgtcatccAAGAGACCCTCAAAACGCTGCGAAAGTTTGTTGCAGACAACAGGGTAGATGTTCTTCATGTCAGCACAGCAAGAGGAAACCCACGTAACCATCGCTCCCTGAGTCAAGACACGGCGAGGGCACCCTACATCAGTACTTACGCAGCCTCGCCAGATGGAGAAAGGGGTGTACAGGTATGCACTTTGGAGGAAGGCGACACTTGGATGACCCCCTACAGGCGATACCTAGCGGATGGAATCCTCCCAGCAGAGCCAGAGGAGggcaagaagatcaagaggaaCGCCGCCATGTACACCTTAGTAGATGGGATATTGTTCAGGCATGGGTTTACGCACCCTATCTTGACGTGCGTAAGTGGcaacgagtgcaccaggataatggtcGAGCTtcacgaaggtatttgtgggagccacgtgggaggaaggTCCTTGGCGTCCAAGGTGATACGTGCagggtttttctggccaacagtaagagaGGATTGCGTGCGATACGCCTAgcattgcaagcagtgtcagatgcacgctgattggcacaaggcgccgccagaggaactaagatccatatacagcccatggcctttccatacttgggggattgacatcctaggtccattcccattggcgataagacagatgaagtacttgatcgttgccatcgaatacttcaccaagtggatagaggccgaaccagtagcacagatcaccgcgcacaaggtacaacactttgtttggaagaacatcgtgtgtcgtTTCGGGGTACCAAGGCGTCTTATTTCAGACAACGACACCTAGTTCGCAAGCCAACAATTGGGGAAGCTATGCACggaagtaggaatcaagcaggtgtttgcgtcagtcgaacacccccagacgaatgggcaggtcgagtcagcaaacagagtttttttgagaggtttgaagcacaggttagagaaggctaaaggggcgtgtgctgaagaggtgccaaggatcgtatgggcttaccacaccacgcctcaatcctccaccatggagacacctttcagcttagtgtatggatcAGACGCCATGATCCCGGTGGAAATCCACGAGAGCTCGCCCCGCTTCATAGGcttcatagtagaagaatccaACGAGGAAAGGAGGGTGAACTTGGACCTAATAGATGAAGCTAGAGAAGAGGCGAAAATCAAGGCAgaggccgtgaagagaagagtggagcgacaGTATAGCTCCAAGGTGAAGCTGCGACAATTTCAGGTTGGTGAtttggtcatgaggaaggctcacccttaCGAGCTCAAAAATAAATTGTCTCCCAAGTAGACCGGACCGTTCAGAGTAACCAAAGCCAAAGGGAATGGTTCGTATAAACTAGAAACTTTAGAAGGgggccccatcccacgtagttggaatgcgacaaatttaaaattttatttcagttgatgtTGTTTCAGTTGagtttgtaaaggggacactctttttccctcccgggggttttttaacgaggtcacccaaataaagaaaagaaaagttaaaatatttttgttctagTTTTTCTCTCATTCGAATGTAAGATCAAAGGTTAAAGAAACAAAGAcaaagacaaggcgtcgccaagatgaggcgccGCCGGAACTAgtcgtcgccaagatgaggcgtcgccaagatagcaATGCCAAGGTAAGGTGTTACTAGAACAGGGCGTCGCCCCAGCGTCTAATGCCTAGAACATTGCACCTCGGTGTTTTTAGACACCCCACAGACGATACGGTACTATTGTTTAGACCTccccatgggcgtgggcaccaaagcgcgacttttgtcccaagtgtttagacatGCTGAGGACACCCAGAGCGGGACTCTCCTCAAGCGTAGATACCCAACACAGGTTGGATAAGTCCTCTGCGCCTTTGAGCGACGACGAGGCCAAAAAAGAAGAGACCCCCCTTTTTCATCCTAAATCGACGAGAAAGTCAGTACTGCCTTCAGCTACGAGTGCCTCGGGCCCAAGAAAGGTGAATGGCAAGCAGGTTGAAGATTTCACAAgttcagaagaaaaaaagaaattcGAAGAATAAGAAGTAAGGATAAGAGGAGAGACACGCGCCATGAAGAGTAAAGGCGAAGCAACCAAGAAATACATTAAAGGCAAATCCCAGTTGGGCCTTTGACATGGAAAAGAAAGCCGAAACAGATAAAAGTGCAAGAGAAGTTAGAAGCGGACAAGAATGTGAAGATAAGGTTTAAGTAGACGTTAAAGTAAATCAAAGGTCATAATTACAAAACAAGGTTCATAACGATTACAAGTTAAACAAAAGGTAACTATGTACACATCATATGTTTTTGTTGAAATAAGGACAAGGTTATTCCTCAGGGGCCTCCAAAGGCACAAGCTTGTCGTCGACCACTTCATTAAAGGGGCTGCACCCTGAGACATCGACGCCGGGGTTTGCATAGGCAGCTTGAACAAGGGCCTCTGCAAACCCATCGGCGAAACCGGTGGCAGCCTCCCCTATCAGCTTCTCCTCCGCAACTTTGAAGTTGGCAGCTTGAGCGGTCATCTCTTGGTCCTTGGAGGTCAGGGCAGAGATCAACTCTTGGACTTTGGCTTGGAGGGAGGCATTCTCAGTGGTTAACTGGGAACACTCATCAGTTTTGTTCTTAAGAGCGACCTCCATCTTCCCCAGCTTCTGCTCCCAATCCATGCACTGGTCCTCGAGTTTCTTCTGATACGCCTTAGAGGTTTCTGCAATCGtctcaagatcaacaatctttgTGCGAAGGGGGACCACTTCATTGAGGAGCCCTGCCTGGGCTTGAGCCACCTCGTGCAGCCGTTTGTTGGCCTCCTCCCTCGCCTTCTGCGCCACCCCTAGTGACTCTTTATATGGACCCTCTTGACGCCCCCAATGGGCAGCCAggctgatggagatcaagctcaagtggacatggaggccaatcatcaagagcaagaagaggttgaggctcaagtggaggacacccatggaggtcaaagcccacctcaaaggcttacaagaagcatgttcaaagctttaggagctagggaacgtttattttctctttttgtaatttctttggttgaaggtgcatagagggaaacattagaaacctctattgttaaagcatcttttagtctttagttaggagtcttaggaagcggggtgcgttagtagataggtgtaggagtaaataaggaggtgccaaagtgagagaagagatcacaccttcctcatgacttgttttaggcgccggttGCATTTgattttaggagggaattttgaattgtcttagcttgcatttcagcacctctaggctataaataaaggtgctgcccttgtacatttcatatttgaatttagactaaagaaactatactcattttttgagagagcattggagagctctgtgccttcttcactagtcttatcttgatggttccatggttacctcaagtggcggcttgcacacttatcttggagtctccatcctcctagtggcgtgatcatccaaccatacatccatctccatgagctttctcttctccttccttcttccTCTTTAATTGTTCATGTCTTAGTTTGCTTCTTTGAAATTTctgtttggtgttcttgctgttttgctGTTTTTTGGTTCGGTCCTTTGATgtttctgtccattcatcttgttcctttgtttttctagctcatatgttcggttcatttcaattCTTAAGTATTATGTTCGGtgcattttccttttcttcaactttaatcggttcaatttgacaataattggaacttccatatgagtttgtgttttggcactagttttggtgagttcttgttcatagaaccttgatccaattctatgataaagtgcctatctcataaccaactcaagatgattcctaagaatgtcaagaatcattctaattgtgctagtggaatcacatcatgtggtatcaagagtttaggtgtgttcttgtttaattttttgagttgtgtagcactttaatttcaagagctcttttagtttcttgcaatttatgattctgtttttttaggcttatttgagtttgcttgctgttttaattcttttgcctatcatatgtttgagtattttcctttctgaatccatacaagttttgtcttagtcttgtttttccataattgtcatcacttcttgtagtacttttattgattttgttctttcttgctttagtgtcatataattttctgagtttgatatttgatcctttgtgcattttctgttttagtttgagttcatgcttgtattctagacctatacaagttccatatacatcattttccactatgtctttgctagttcataattctgtttttcattcctattaggattcctctgttttttttttcctgaaaagTGCTtaactgtttttccttattgcaattgatttaatcactggaaaattatgaaattctggatttgtgttattcaaagtgttataaaagcatagaagaaagaagtactaaaaaattcaaagtacacaaaaaatgataaataaaatacaaaaagtgtacaattctgccgaaaaaaatacggtaatctggcagcgattttaaaaaatttatctaaattaattggcttactgtt comes from the Phaseolus vulgaris cultivar G19833 chromosome 8, P. vulgaris v2.0, whole genome shotgun sequence genome and includes:
- the LOC137825128 gene encoding uncharacterized protein → MDAQSLLVNSDSQLVTGQVTGEYQAKDPQMAAYLRYVEMLKRAFAAFELVHVPREQNARADLLAKLASSGKGGRQRTVIQETLKTLRKFVADNRVDVLHVSTARGNPRNHRSLSQDTARAPYISTYAASPDGERGVQVCTLEEGDTWMTPYRRYLADGILPAEPEEGKKIKRNAAMYTLVDGILFRHGFTHPILTCVSGNECTRIMVELHEGICGSHVGGRSLASKVIRAGFFWPTVREDCVRYA